A segment of the Kineosporia corallincola genome:
GCCTGGAAACCGACGGCGCCCGTGTCGATCAGGGCCTGGCCGCGGCGGCGGAGCTCGTCCTGCGCGGTGAGACGGGCCGTCACCACCGGGGTTCGGTGGGTGGGCGCGGGAGGCGGGTCGGGCTGGGTCAGGGCGTCGGCGACCAGGCCCGCCGCGACCAGCGCGAGGGCGATGCCGATGACGGCCGGGCGGCGCACGGGTTCACCGCGCCGGACGGCCGGGGGACCACGGGGAGCGGGACTGCTTCATCGCCGGTCATTCCCTTCACAGCGGGGAGTCGCTGTGACCATCGTCGTCCCGGGCGCCCGGCGGGTGAACCCCGGCCGCGGCTTATCGGTGCTTTCGCCGCCCGAAGGTGCCGAGTTGGCTGATCAGCGGCTGGTCAGCGGCTGACGGCCAGCATCGGCATCGGGTCGGACCGCACCACCAGCGTGGGGGAGCAGCCGCGGTGGGCCACCTCGGCCGCCACGATGCCGCACCGGTCCTCGCCGACCACGACCAGGGTGGCGGTGAGTGACTCGGCGATCAGGACGTCGTCGGCGCGCCCGGGGATCACCCGGGTACTGATGGACAGCTGGCCGGGTTCGGCCCGTAACGGTTCGGCGATGGACTCCAGCCACTGCGCGTGGCTGATCAGGACCTCGGGTGACGGTGACGCGGGCCGGCTGGCCCCCTGGAGACGCGCCGGTACCCACAGTGCGTGCACGAGTACCAGCGGAACCTGGTGCAGTCTGGCTTCCTGCGCCGCGCGGCGGGCGATCTCCGTGTTGGACGGTGCGAGGTCGATCCCCGCGACCACCCGGAACCGGCGGCCGATATCGGCTGACATTCATTCCCTCCAATGAATGGCTTGCGACCTGGACGCTACTCGGTCTACCCGATCGTAGGGGAGTCTTCCTTGAAGGTCACAGAAAAGCGGCGGCCAATTGCGGGGCGTGGATCACATGATGAGGGAAAATACCCAGGCGATAACCCACTTCGGGTCGTTGGGAGGCAATCGGTCATGATCGTTCCGATGGTGCGGCGGCACGCCGGGCAGGTGCTCGCGATCTATCAGGCGGGCATCGACGAGGGCAACGCGACGTTCGAGACGGCGGCTCCGGACTGGGCCGGTTTCGACGCCGGCAAGCTGCCCGGGCACCGGTTCGTCGCGCTCGGGTCCGTGGGCGACGGCATGGGTGACACAAGCACGGACACAAGCACGGACGCGGTCCCGGGTACGGACGTGCCTGCGGAGATGGCTGCGGAGACGGCTGCGGACGTGGCGGGGGAAGCCGGAGCCGCGCGGGACGGCGGCCGGGAGCGGGTGCTCGGCTGGGTGGCGGCGAGTGCGGTCTCCGGCCGGGCGGCGTACCGGGGCGTGGTGGAGCACTCGGTGTACGTGGCGCCGCACGCCCGGGGGCGGGGAGTGGCGAAAAGCCTGTTGCGGGAACTGATCTCCTCGACCGAGCAGGCCGGGATCTGGACCGTTCAGTCGGGGGTCTTCCCGGAGAACACCGCCAGCCTGGCCCTGCACGAGCAGCTCGGGTTCCGGAGAGTCGGTGTGCGCGAGCGGATCGGCCGGCTGCACGGGGTGTGGCGCGACGTGGTGCTGCTCGAGCGGCGTAGCCCGGCGGTCGACTGACCGGCTGTACCGCCGGTCGCTCAGGGCGCGGTGGGGCGCCCCAGGTAGACCACCGAGGGTTCGTCGATCGGCAGGGGCCGGAAGCCGAGGCGGTGGTAGAAGGCGATCGCACCGGTGTTCGCGGCGGCGGCCCCCAGGTGGACGGCGGGGGCCCCGGCCTCGTGCACCGCCGCCAGGAACCGGCTGATCAGCTGCCGCCCGAACCCCTGCCCCTGCACCTGGGGGAGCAGGTCGATGTGCAGGTGGGCGGGATGGTCCTCGAGGCCGGGCCGGATCATCCGTTCCGGGTGCAGGCCCGCCCGGACCACGTCCTGGTCGCGGGCTTCGTGCGGCCCGGGATGACGCTGCCGGAACCGGGGGAGCCAGGTCTGCGTCCAGGCGCCGACGAACGCCGTGGTGTCGGGCGTGCCGAGCACGTAGCCGACCGGCCTCTCGTCGTCCTCCAGCACGAAGGTGAAACGCGGCTCGAGGACGGCGTAGGGAGCGGCGTACACGTCGCCCAGCAGGTCGTCGCTGCTGAAGAGACCGCGGGCGTCCTGGCCCGCGTCGCCGGTGCGGACGCAGATGTCGTAGAGGGCGGGCAGATCCGCCGGGCGATAGGCGCGAACGGTGGGCACGAAAAGCACCATAAGGGACGACGCGGGCCGGGGTGCCACTCATCGCCGGACGCGACGCGCGCCGCCTCATGACGAGTACCCGTTCCCGTCCCGAAGGAGAGCGTTCGGGACGTCGGCGCCCTGGTTCCGGTCTGACCGGGGAGGACGGGGTGCCTCACTTTCTTTTTCACACCGGCCTGGCCCCGTTGGTGGTGTCAAAACGCTCCGGTGGCACCCGCTCCGGTGGCACCCGCTCCGGCGGGGCGCCACCAGGTCGCTCCGGCTCGTCGTGTGGTGCCCGGGTTGACCCGCGCCGGAAGGCCTTTCGGGATGACGGCGGCGCGGGCGAACCGCACGGCGACCGGCCCCGGCGGAGAGGACCTTCGGCTGTGGCGGCCCTGCCGGGGGGCCCGCAGACTGGAGGTAGCGGGGAAGGAGCTGATCATGACGTTCAAGGAACGCAAGACGGTCGTCGGCTACGACGGATCTCGGTCCGCGCAGGCCGCCCTGGACTGGGCGGCCACGGACGCCCGCCGCCGGGGTTCGGAGGTGCTGATCCTGCATGTCGCCGAGTGGGGTCTCACGGAACGGCCCGAGGGCGGCGGCCTGCCCCGGCTCGGCCCGCTGGAGAAGGCGTCGCGGGCCGTGCTGCACGACGGGCTGGCCCGGGTGCGGCGCCTGGCCCCGGAGATGCCGGTGACGCTGGAGAGCAGCCTGTCGGGCATCAGCCGCTCGCTGGTCGAGGCCTCGTGCAGCGCGGAGATGGTGGTGCTCGGGGTGCCGGAGTCACGCACCGTCGAGGGCAGGGTGCTGGGCAACACCACGGCCACCGTGGTCGCCCGGGCGCACTGCCCGGTCGTGGTGGTCAGCCCCGGTGCCCAGCCCGAGCCGGTTCCCGGCCTGCCGATCACCGTCGGGTACGACGGATCGCCCGGTGCCGAGCGCGCCCTGTCGTTCGCGGCGGAGCGCGCCGCGCAGGAGGGCGTGCCGGTGGTCGTGGTGGTGGCCTTCTCCCCGTCGGCCGGCGCCGGGCACGACGCCCAGGCTCTCGGCGAGCTGGCGGTCGCCCGGGTGCGCCGCTGCTTCCCCGGTGTCGAGGTGAGTCACGAGCTCACCGAGGGCACGGCCGTGCCGGTGCTGGCCGATGCCTCCCGGGGGTGCGGCCTGATCGTCGTCGGTAACCGCGGCCGGGGCCTGATGGCGGGTCTGCTCGCCGGGTCGGTAGGTAACGGCCTGATCACGCGCTCGCACAGCCCTCTGGCCGTCGTGCACTGAAAATCCTTCCTTTTCGCATCGTGGGGCGCCAGGTCGATTGACATGGCGCCCCACGCACGTTATTTGGAGCCGGGATTCAGGTGATCCCGCCGCTGCTCTGAGTGACTGAGACCAGGGTCACGTAACGCGAACGCGTTTGGCGCCGATGTTCTCGAAATGCCTTGCGGTCCCGCGTTTAGCCGCTTCTCACGGCGTGCTCAGGTGGTTCGCACGCGGGCATGGTAGGTGGGGCAAGGCAATTCGGCTCGCTTGACACTCTGTCAAGAGCTGCGTGAGGGTGAACCGGAAATTTTTGAATACGGCCCTCGCGGCGAAGCGAGCGAAAAGGAGCGGCGATTGACTTCAAGTACGAGGAGCCCGCAGCCAGCACAGCCGGAAGAGGCGCCCGGTGCTGTCCCTGCCATCGAAGTGTCCGGGTTGACGAAGGTCTACGGCGCCCCGAGCAGTTCCCGGTCGTGGAAGCGCTGGTTCGGCGCTGAACGACCCACCCAGGAAACCGGTCTGAAGGCTGCGGCCCGGGACGTCAGCTTCTCCGTCGAGCAGGGCGAGTTCTTCGTCATCATGGGCCTGTCCGGCTCCGGGAAGTCGACCGTGCTGCGCATGCTGAACCGGCTGGTGGATCCCACCTCGGGCGGCCTGACCATCGAGGGCCGCGACGTCGCCGCGATGAACGCCGACGAGCTGCGCGATCTGCGAAACCGCAAAATCAACATGGTTTTCCAGCACTTCGCGCTCTTCCCGCACCGCACCGTGCGGGAGAACGCCGCCTATGCGCTTCACGTGCGCCGGGTTTCCGCCGCGGAGCGTGCCGAGCGCGCCGACTGGGCGCTGAGGACGGTCGGTCTCGGCGACTGGGGCGATGCCCTGCCGGGTGAGCTCTCCGGCGGTATGCGCCAGCGGGTCGGCCTGGCCCGCGCGCTCGCCTCGGACGCCGACATCCTGCTGATGGACGAGCCTTTCAGCGCACTCGACCCGCTGATCCGCCGCGACATGCAAGACCTGCTGATGACGTTGCAGCGAGACCTCAAGCGCACGGTCGTTTTCGTCACGCACGACCTCAACGAGGCGATGCGGATGGGCGACCGGATCATGATCATGCGCGACGGCCGGGTGGTGCAGCTGGGCACGGCTCAGGAGATCCTGAACACCCCTGCCGACAGCTATGTCTCGGAGTTCATCGCCGACGTCGACCGGACCCGCGTGCTCACCGCCGGCGACGTGATGCGCGAGCCGCTGTTCACCGTCACCGAGGACGACGAGCCCGAGGAGGTGCTGCGCCGGATCAGCAACGTCGAGGGTGTCGGCGCCTACGTGGTCGAGCCGGGAACCCGGCGGATCCGGGGCGTGGCCCGCGCCGACCGGGTGGCGGCCGCGGTGAAGGCCAAGAAGCCCACCATCGCCGGTGCGGTGAGCGACGACTACCAGCGCGCCGCCGACGACATGCCGCTGGGTGACCTGTTCAGCCTGGTCGGCCGCAACAGCGTCCCGCTGGCCGTCACGGACACCGAGAGCCAGCTGCTGGGCGTCATCCCGCAGGCCACCCTGCTGGCCGCGCTGGCCACGCCGTCCGCCGGCGGGGCCGCGGGGAACGAGAGCCGGGAGGAGACCCATGCCTGAGATCCCGATCATCGATCTGGGTTCACCGGTCAGCGACGCCGTCGACTGGCTCACCGAGAACCTCGGGACGGCCTTCGACGCCGTCACCGATGTCATGCTGTTCCTGCTGAACGCGGTGCTCTACGTGCTCACCGCGCCGCACGCCTACGTCGTCACCCTGGTGTTCGTCGCCCTGGCCTGCCTGGTGCGCCGGTGGGGCCTGGCCGTGTTCGCGCTGTTCGCGTTCGTGCTGATCCAGGCGATGGACCTGTGGATCGAGGCGATGCAGACCCTGGCGGTCGTGGTCGTCGCCGCGGTCATCGCCGTGATCATCGGTGTGCCGCTGGGGATCTGGGCCTCGGGCCGGCGCCAGGTCAGTGGTGTGGTGCGCCCGCTGCTCGACCTGATGCAGACCCTGCCGGTGTTCGTCTACCTGATCCCGGCGGTGTTCTTCTTCGGCGTCGGCGTGGTGCCCGGGGTGGTCGCCACCACGGTGTTCGCCATCCCGCCCGCGGTCCGGCTGACCGAGCTGGGCATCCGCAGCGTCGACGCCGAGGTGGTCGAGGCCGCCCACGCGTTCGGGGCGAGGCCGCGCCAGATCCTGCGCGAGGTGCAGATGCCGCTGGCGATGCCGTCGATCATGGCCGGCATCAACCAGACCATCATGCTGGCCCTGTCGATGGTGGTCATCGCCGGCATGGTCGGCGCGGACGGCCTGGGCTCCGTGGTCGTGCGGGGCATCAGCACCCTCGACGTCGGCGCCGGTTTCGAGGGCGGCCTGGGCGTGGTGCTGCTGGCCATCTACCTGGACCGGCTGAGCAACGCCCTGGGCGCCCCGCGCCGCCGCCGCACGCGGCGTCCCACCGCCGCCGCCCCGGCCGCCGCGGAACCCGCCGTCGAGAGCAAGCCGGCCGGCGAGGCCGCGCTGGCTGCTTCCTGAACCGGGAGAACCCGAACGTGACAAGCACTTTCAGCAGGCGTGCCCTGCTCGGCGGCCTGCTGGCCGCCACCACCGCCGGAGTGGCCGCGTGCAGCGGTGAGACCGCCCAGTTCAGTGGCGGTTCCGGCTCCGGATCGAAGTCCGGCGGTGACGACGGCGACAACAAGACGGTCAGCATGGCCATCGTGGCCGGCTGGGACGAGTGCGTCGCCTCCAGCAACCTCTGGAAGGTGTTGCTGGAGCAGCGCGGTTACACCGTGAACCTCCAGGAGCTCGACATCGCCAGCACCTTCACCGGTGTCGCCAACGGCCAGATCGACCTCTACCTGGACGCCTGGCTGCCGGCCACCCACGAGGACTACTGGAACCGGTACGAGGACGACCTGGAGAAGCTCGGCACCTGGACCGACGGCACCCTGGTGCTGTCGGTGCCGGAGTACGTCGACCTCAGCTCGATCGCCGAGCTCAAGGACCACAAGGACGACTTCGGCGGCCGCATCGTCGGGATCGAGGCCGGGGCGGGCGAGATGAAGGTGGCCCGCGAGAGCATCATGCCGAACTACGGTCTCGACGACTGGACCCTGGTCGAGGGCAGCACCTCGGCGATGCTCGCGGAGCTCCAGAAGTCGATCACCCGCAAGGAGAACGTGGCGGTGACGCTCTGGACGCCGCACTGGGCGTTCGGCAAGTACCCGATCAAGAACCTGGACGACCCGGACGGGGCGTGGGGCGAGGCGGACCAGCTCACCACGGTCGCCACCAAGGGCTTCAGCGAGGCCAACCCGGAGGTCGCGGGCTGGCTGAAGAACTACTCGATCGAGGACGACGTGCTGGCCACCCTGATGTCGCAGATCCAGGCGGCCGGCAGCGGCAGCGAGGCCGACGTCGCGCAGCAGTGGGCACAGGACAACGCGGACGTCACCGACGCGTGGTTCGGCGAGAGCACGAGCAGCAGCCCGAGCCCCTCGGCGAGCTGACCGCTCAGACCCGTGCGCGCTCGCGCCGGCCCCGCTTCTCCTCGTAGAGGGCGGCGTCGGCGCGGGCGCCCAGTCGTTCCGGGGTCTCGCCGGGTTCCCGCACCGCGAAACCGGCGCTGAACCCGACCCCCTCCGGCTGCGTCCACACCCCCGCCAGGCGTTCCAGCACGGCCCGCGCCACCTGGCCGTCGCCGCGGGTGAGGATCGCGAACTCGTCACCGCCGATCCGGCAGACCCGGTCGATCCCGGCTCGCACCGACGAGGCCAGCGCCGCCGCGAAGGCCCGCAGCACCCGGTCGCCGGCCGGGTGTCCCTGGGTGTCGTTCAGCTGCTTGAACCGGTCCAGGTCGAACAGCAGCAGCACCGCGTCGTCCGCCAGATCCGCCATGCCGTGCTCGAAGGCCCGCCGATTGAGGACGCCGGTGAGCGGGTCGGTGGTCGCGGCCCGGTCCAGGTCCTCCACCTGGCGAACCCGTTCCAGCACCGGCCCGGCCTGGATCGACAGCAGCTCCACCATCTGGTCGGTGAACCGGTCGAGGTCGGGCAGCGGCAGCGTCCACCAGATCACCATCACCCCGGCCAGGCCGGTGCCGCTCACGATCGGCACGTAGAGGACGGACGCGCAGCCGAACCGGGCCGTGTTGGCCGGCGAGACCAGGGGACTGTGCGCGGCGTCCGGCACGAACAGGTGCTGACGACGGCGCGCCGCCACCCCGATCCCGGACTGCTCCGAGGCCAGGTCCACCCGCAGCGCGTCCGGTCCGGAACCGCCGCCCCAGGTGCCCAGCCCGGTCAGTGTGCCCATCAGCGGCAGGACCGGCGCCCCGGGGTCCGGTGCGGGGGCCGGCGTGGGGTCCGGTGCGGGGTCCTGCGTGGGGTCTTGCGGCGCCCGGTCGGGCACCATCGTCACCACGCCGTCGGCGTCCAGCAGCCGGGCCGACATCTCGCTGACCAGTTGCGCCGCGTCGTACTCGGTCTGCGCACCGAGCAGCGGCCGCAGCCCGTCGTGCAGGCGTTGCAGGTCGGCGAGCTGACGGTGCTGGAGCGAGGTCGCGGTCGCGATCAGCTCACCGATCAGCGCGGAGCAGCAGATCACGCCGACGATCGCCACCAGGCCGTCGCGTTGCAGGCCGAGACCGGCGACGACGCCGAGCAGCACCAGGTTGAGCGCGGCCAGCATCGCCGGCCGCCCGGGCCGCAGCACCAGCCCGGCGTAGCCCAGGGCCAGCACGTAGATCGGCTGGTAGTGGTCGAGCACCCCGAAACCGCCCTCGCCCAGCGTGGTCAGGAACGCGCTGGGCACCACCGGCCAGATCAGCACCGAGTCGCTGAAGCGGCTCCAGGGCAGGCAGAGCAGGGTCACGGCGAGTACCGCCACCATCCCCACGATGATCGTCTGCGACATCCGGGCCTGCGGGTTCTGCACCGTGACGAACGCGGCGTACCCGTCGGCGGTCAGGTACAGGGCCCCGGCCAGGCGGCCCTTGCGGGCCCGCTGCGCGGTCTCGTCCAGACCGGCCACCGACCAGGTGCGCAGCCACCGCCCCACCCGGGCCGCGGGGCCTGTCACGGGGCTCTCACAGCGGCCGCCGGATGCGCTCGCGCCGTCGCTTCTTCTCCGCGTAGAGGGCGCTGTCGGCCCGGGCGCTGAGCTGCTCGGCCGCCTCGCCCGGCATCAGCACGGCGTAGCCGGCGCTGAAACCCACGCCCTCCGGGTGTTTCCAGGCCGTGGTCAGCCGGCCGAGCACGGCCAGGGCCACGTCGGCGTCGCCCCGGGTGATCACCGCGAACTCGTCGCCGCCGATCCGGCAGACCTGGTCCAGCCCGTCGCGCACCGAGGAGGCCAGCGCGGCGGCGAAGGCCCGCAGCACCCGGTCGCCGGCCGGGTGTCCCTGGGTGTCGTTCAGCTGCTTGAAGCGGTCGAGGTCGAACAGCAGCAGCACGGCGTCGTCCGCCGGCGCGGCCATCGCGTCCTCGAAGGCCCGCCGATTGAGGACGCCGGTGAGCGAGTCGGTGGTCGCGGCCCGGTCCAGGTCCTCCACCTGGCGAACCCGTTCCAGCACCGGGCCTGCCTGGATCGACAGCAGCTCCACCATCTGGTCGGTGAAGTGGTCGAGGTCGTCGATCCGCCGGGACCACCAGATCACCATCACCCCGAGCAGCCGGTCGCCGACCAGGATCGGCACGTAGAGGATGGACGCGCAGGCGAACCGGGTGACGTAGGTGCGGGAGACCAGGGGGCTGTTCTGCGCGTCCGGCACGAACAGGTGCTGGTGCGTGCGGGCCACCACGCCGGTGCCGGACTGCTCCGCACCCAGGTCCACCCGCACACCGGTGACGTCGACGCCGTCCCCGCAGCCGCCGCGGGCCGTCAGGTGGGTGGGCCCGCCGCCGGCCGGCTCGCCGCGGTCGCTCACCATGGTCACCACCCCGTCGGCGTGCAGCAGGTGCGCGGCCATCTCGCTGACCAGCTGGGCGGCGTCGTGCTCGGTCTGGGCGCCGAGCAGCGGCCGCAGGCCGGCGTGCAGCCGCTCCAGATCCACGCGCTGCCTGCTCTGCACCGAGGCCGCGGCGGCGATCAGCTCACCGATCAGCGCGGAGAACAGGATGCCGCCGGTGATCTCGACCAGCTCGGTCCGTTGCAACCCGGTCAGTGCGAGCAGCCCGACCACGCCGAGGTTGAGCAGGGCCAGCAGGCTGGTGCGGCCGGGCCGCAGCACCAGCCCGGCGTAGCCCAGGGCGAGGGCGAAGATCGGCTGGAAGTGCCCGAGGGCGCCGCAGACCCCCTCGCCGAGTGTGGTCACCACGGCGCTGCCCACGGTCGGCAGCACCAGGGCGGAGTCGCCGAGCCGCCGCCAGGGCAGGGCCAGCAGGGTCAGCCCGGTCAGGGCCACCGCCGCCACCAGCAGCCACTGCCAGAGCGGCGCCTGCGGGTCCTGCCAGGTGACCAGGGCGATGTAGACGTCGGCCACCAGGTACAGCGAGCCGCCGAGCCGGCCCTTGCGCTCGCGTTGGGCGTCGTCGTCCAGCCCGGGCACCATCCAGGCGCGGAACAGGCGTCCTGCCCTCACGGTCCGGGCGGCACGGGTCCGGCCGCCGGGCCCGGGGGTGTGCTCCACGGTGTGTGCATCGGCCGGTTCGTCACGCCGGTCAAGGGGTGAAGCGGAGCCCGGACGCGTCGTCACCACCGGCCCGCGGGGGGCTGGGTACTGTGTGGCGAGTGATCCCTTTCGTCACCCTGGACGACGACGGCACCCCGCTGCGCTTCCACCACCGCGGCCTGCCGAGACAGCCGTTCCTGCTCCAGCCCGGCCGGGACCGCTGGCACACCGCCGAGCACCGCTGGGGCAGCGGGTTCGCCGTCACCGGGCGGGGGTCGGGGCGCTGGCGCACCGCCGGGCCGGTCACCGGTGACCTGCGGGTCGACATCGAGCGCGATGTCTCCGGTGACGTGCTGACCGAGACCTACCGGTGGACGAACACCGGCACCGAACTGCTCGACGTCACCGGCCTGGGGATCACGGTGCCGCTGCGCGACGTGTACGAGTCGGCCGCGCAGGCCGTCGAGTCGGCCGTGCACGCGCACGTCTGGACCGGTGGCCAGTGGGCCTGGGTGCTGGCCCGGCCGATGTCGGGGCAGGGGCCGGTGCTCGGGCTGGTCGTGCGCACCGGGGCGCTGTGGGCGTACTCGATCGAGTCGCGCAACCCGAACACCCTCTCGAACGTGCGCGGCCACATCGTGCTCCAGCCCACCGACCGAGCGCGCAACCCGGGCGCTTTCGGCGGTCAGCCGGTGATCCGGCTGGACCCCGGCGAGTCCTACGAGCTGACCTGGGACGTGCGGTTCTACGTCGACGTGCCCGCGTTCCTCGCCGCCACCGACCCGCCGGTGACCATCGACAGGTTCGCCGCCGAGGAGGGCACGCCGATCCTCGTCGACGGAAAACCGCTGTCCGGCCGCGGATACACCTATGTCGGCAACGACCGGTACCGCACCGCCGTGCTCTTCCACCGGCCCCGCCGCGAACTGGTCGAGCGGCGGGTGCGTTTCGTCCTCGACCACCAGCGCGCCACCGAGCGTCCCGAACCGGACCGGCACGCCTTCCTGCCCTACGACAACCGCAGCGGGCTCACCCAGCCCACGGCGGCCTGGGCCGACTGGTCCGACGGCGCCGAGCGGCTGGCCATGCCCTCTCTGCTCCAGCAGGCCCGGTTGCGCGGCTGGGGCGACACCGCCGAACTCGACGCCGCGCTGCACGGCTGGGCGGCCTTCGCCCGGGCCCGGCTGATCACCGCCGAGCAGGACGTGCTGTGGGGCAGCGACACCCCGGCCGACCGGATCCGGCTGTACAACTTCCCGTGGCTGGCCGAGTTCTTCGCCACCCAGTACGAGATCTACCGCCGGCCGGACGATCTCGAGCTGGCCGCCACCCTGCTGGAGCGGGCCTACGAGATCGGTGCCGCACAGCACCTGCTGATCGGGCACGCCGAGGCGGTGCTGCACGTGGCCGGGCTGCTGCCCGACGGCGGCCGGGCCCGGGCGCTGCGCCGCTGGCTGAAGGGCCACGCCAAGAAGTTCGCCGCGGCCGGCGCGAATCTGCCCGCGCACGAGGTGAACTACGAGCAGTCGATGGTCGCGCCGCTGGTCACCCTGCTCGCCCTGGCCGCCCCCGACAGCCCGGCACTGCACCGGGCCCTGGCCTGGATGCGGGCCTTCGGCGGGCCGCAGCCGCACGTGCGCCTGCACGGCATCGGCATCCGGCACTGGGACGGCTACTGGTTCGGCCGGGACCGCCTGTGGGGAGACACCTTTCCGCACCACTGGAGCGTGCTGACCGCGGTCGCCCTGCTCCAGAACCCGCACCGCACCGCCGCCGACGAGGCCGAGGCCGAGGCGATCTTCCGGGCCGCCACCGTGGACTTCGCCGACGACGGTTCGGCCAGCTCCGCGTTCGTCATGCCCAGCAGCGTCGACGGGCGGCCCGCGCACGCCGCCGACCCGCTGGCGAACGACCAGGACTGGGCGCTGGTGCTCTGGCTGCGCTCGATGCCCTGATTCCCGTTCGGGTTCCTTGTCCTTCGCGCCGGGCGGCACGAGCCGGCCGATTCGATCGACGTCGTCCGGAGCGCGCCTAGAACGTTCTATAGAAACGTCCACTAGAACGTTATAGGCTGCCGCCGGGCGCGTCCGCCGACGGAGCCCGTCATCCGTCATTCCTGGAGGATCGGTGGGCCACGTCAGCCGACCGCGCCGTCATGCGGCGCTCCTCGCCCTCGCCCTGGGCGGTTTCGCGATCGGCCTGATGGAGTTCGCGGTGATGGGCCTGCTGCCCGACGTGGCCACCGACCTGCTGCCCCGCGAATACGCCCGCTCCACCGAGGAGGCCATCGGTCACGCCGGCTGGCTGATCAGCGCCTACGCGCTCGGGGTGGTCGTGGGTGCCCCGGCGATCGCGGCCCTGAGCGCCCGGACACCCCGCCGGCGCCTGGTCGCCGGCCTGCTCGCCTGGTTCGTGCTCTGGACCGCCGCCTCCGCCCTGGCCCCCACCTTCGACCTGGCCCTGGCCGGGCGGTTCCTGGCCGGGCTGCCGCACGGCGCCTACTTCGGCGCGGCCGGGCTGCTGGCCTCCCGGTTGCTCGGCCCGAACCGTCACGCCGGGGGATTCGCCCTGGTCATCGCCGGTCTCACGGTGGCCAACATCGTCGGTGTCCCGCTGATCACGCTGCTCGGGCAGGTGGCCACCTGGCGCGTCGCCACTCTCGTGGTGGCCGCCGCCTTCGCCCTCACCCTGGTCGCCGTGCTGGCCGTGGTCCCGGAGGTCGAGGGGGTCGCGGGCGCCTCGCCCCGGGCCGAGCTGGACTCGCTGCGCTCCGGGCAGGTGTGGCTGGTGGCCCTGGTGGCGGCCGTGGGCTTCGCCGGGTTCCTCGCCGTGTACACCTACGCCGCACCGGTGACCACGGCCGTGGCCGGCCTGCCCGACTCCGCCGTCCCCTGGGTGATGGCCACGGCGGGTGCCGGGATGACCGCCGGGAACCTGGCCGGGGGCTTCGCCGCCGACCGGAACCTGAGGCTCAGCCTGGTGTCCGGCTTCGCCGCCGTGCTCGCGGCCGGCCTGCTCTTCTGGGCCGTGGCCCGCACCCCGGTGGGCCTTTTCGCGGGCATCTTCCTGATCGGCGCCACCAGCATGTTCCTCAGCCCGGCGCTCCAGGCCCGGCTGATCCAGCTCGCCCCCGGCGCCCAGCTGATGGGCGCGGCCGTGAACCAGTCCGCCACCAACGTGGCCAACAGCCTGGGCGCGTGGCTGGG
Coding sequences within it:
- a CDS encoding GGDEF domain-containing protein: MEHTPGPGGRTRAARTVRAGRLFRAWMVPGLDDDAQRERKGRLGGSLYLVADVYIALVTWQDPQAPLWQWLLVAAVALTGLTLLALPWRRLGDSALVLPTVGSAVVTTLGEGVCGALGHFQPIFALALGYAGLVLRPGRTSLLALLNLGVVGLLALTGLQRTELVEITGGILFSALIGELIAAAASVQSRQRVDLERLHAGLRPLLGAQTEHDAAQLVSEMAAHLLHADGVVTMVSDRGEPAGGGPTHLTARGGCGDGVDVTGVRVDLGAEQSGTGVVARTHQHLFVPDAQNSPLVSRTYVTRFACASILYVPILVGDRLLGVMVIWWSRRIDDLDHFTDQMVELLSIQAGPVLERVRQVEDLDRAATTDSLTGVLNRRAFEDAMAAPADDAVLLLFDLDRFKQLNDTQGHPAGDRVLRAFAAALASSVRDGLDQVCRIGGDEFAVITRGDADVALAVLGRLTTAWKHPEGVGFSAGYAVLMPGEAAEQLSARADSALYAEKKRRRERIRRPL
- a CDS encoding GGDEF domain-containing protein, coding for MTGPAARVGRWLRTWSVAGLDETAQRARKGRLAGALYLTADGYAAFVTVQNPQARMSQTIIVGMVAVLAVTLLCLPWSRFSDSVLIWPVVPSAFLTTLGEGGFGVLDHYQPIYVLALGYAGLVLRPGRPAMLAALNLVLLGVVAGLGLQRDGLVAIVGVICCSALIGELIATATSLQHRQLADLQRLHDGLRPLLGAQTEYDAAQLVSEMSARLLDADGVVTMVPDRAPQDPTQDPAPDPTPAPAPDPGAPVLPLMGTLTGLGTWGGGSGPDALRVDLASEQSGIGVAARRRQHLFVPDAAHSPLVSPANTARFGCASVLYVPIVSGTGLAGVMVIWWTLPLPDLDRFTDQMVELLSIQAGPVLERVRQVEDLDRAATTDPLTGVLNRRAFEHGMADLADDAVLLLFDLDRFKQLNDTQGHPAGDRVLRAFAAALASSVRAGIDRVCRIGGDEFAILTRGDGQVARAVLERLAGVWTQPEGVGFSAGFAVREPGETPERLGARADAALYEEKRGRRERARV
- a CDS encoding MFS transporter, whose translation is MGHVSRPRRHAALLALALGGFAIGLMEFAVMGLLPDVATDLLPREYARSTEEAIGHAGWLISAYALGVVVGAPAIAALSARTPRRRLVAGLLAWFVLWTAASALAPTFDLALAGRFLAGLPHGAYFGAAGLLASRLLGPNRHAGGFALVIAGLTVANIVGVPLITLLGQVATWRVATLVVAAAFALTLVAVLAVVPEVEGVAGASPRAELDSLRSGQVWLVALVAAVGFAGFLAVYTYAAPVTTAVAGLPDSAVPWVMATAGAGMTAGNLAGGFAADRNLRLSLVSGFAAVLAAGLLFWAVARTPVGLFAGIFLIGATSMFLSPALQARLIQLAPGAQLMGAAVNQSATNVANSLGAWLGGITIAHGLGYLSPALVGVALAAVGLALTLLSFRRPARPVVVPEPIGSLAGS